One genomic segment of Flavobacteriaceae bacterium includes these proteins:
- a CDS encoding MerR family transcriptional regulator: protein MLIDLPEKRYYKIGEVAEAFSVNTSLIRFWEKEFDIIKPKKNAKGNRLFTPEDISNFKLIYYLVKERGFTLEGAKSKLKDNPKRMANIHEIIDSLEKVKAELIKIKNQL, encoded by the coding sequence ATGCTTATAGATTTACCAGAAAAACGATATTATAAGATAGGAGAGGTGGCGGAAGCTTTTTCGGTGAATACCTCTCTAATTCGTTTTTGGGAAAAAGAGTTTGATATTATAAAACCTAAAAAGAATGCAAAAGGAAATCGTTTATTTACTCCGGAAGATATTTCAAATTTTAAACTGATCTATTATTTGGTTAAAGAAAGAGGGTTTACCTTAGAAGGAGCTAAGAGTAAATTAAAAGATAACCCAAAGCGTATGGCAAATATTCATGAAATTATAGACAGTTTGGAAAAAGTGAAAGCCGAATTAATCAAGATTAAGAATCAGCTCTAA